The following coding sequences are from one Thunnus maccoyii chromosome 17, fThuMac1.1, whole genome shotgun sequence window:
- the LOC121881835 gene encoding pro-opiomelanocortin-like, translating into MVCLCWLLVVVMAYVCVPGFGSVCLDSSICNDLSNKGRILDCIHLCMSVIQAQLPEVSALALKVNDDDDLLFSILSATLASENKISESDLRDNRDQRRSYSMEHFRWGKPFGDKISEKKLKAHNDKRRSYSMEHFRWGKPSGRKRRPVKIFASPLEGGGSSEGSFPPQARRQLSSKEDEAKEDTTQGLPQAMVSSKSHAQLSPQERKDGTYRMSHFRWGSPPASKRNDSFMKPWEEKPQGQLAKLLRNIIVKGVQRRMG; encoded by the exons ATGGTGTGTCTATGTTGGTTGCTAGTGGTGGTGATGGCATATGTGTGCGTCCCGGGGTTCGGGTCTGTGTGCTTGGACAGCTCCATCTGCAACGACCTGAGCAACAAGGGAAGGATACTG GACTGCATTCACCTCTGCATGTCTGTGATCCAGGCTCAACTCCCAGAGGTCAGTGCATTGGCCCTGAAggttaatgatgatgatgacctcTTATTCAGCATCCTTTCGGCCACACTGGCCTCTGAAAATAAGATATCAGAGTCAGACCTGAGAGACAACCGCGACCAGCGACGCTCCTATTCAATGGAGCATTTCCGCTGGGGTAAACCCTTTGGAGACAAGatatcagagaaaaagctgaagGCCCACAACGACAAGAGACGCTCCTATTCAATGGAACATTTCCGCTGGGGGAAACCCTCCGGCCGCAAACGCCGGCCAGTCAAAATCTTTGCCTCCCCTCTGGAAGGAGGGGGCTCTTCTGAGGGCAGTTTCCCCCCTCAGGCTCGCAGGCAGCTGAGCAGTAAGGAGGATGAAGCAAAGGAGGACACGACTCAAGGATTGCCCCAGGCGATGGTCAGCTCCAAGTCACATGCCCAGTTGAGCCCGCAGGAAAGAAAGGATGGGACCTATCGGATGAGTCACTTCAGATGGGGGAGCCCACCTGCCTCTAAACGTAACGACAGCTTTATGAAGCCGTGGGAGGAAAAACCTCAGGGGCAGCTGGCTAAGCTCCTCAGGAACATTATAGTCAAGGGTGTGCAGAGGAGAATGGGATGA